The following proteins are encoded in a genomic region of Bacillota bacterium:
- a CDS encoding uracil-DNA glycosylase: protein MERCRACRLGETRTRSVPGEGNPDADLMFIGEGPGVEEDLQGRPFVGAAGRLLDKIIAAMGMSRDQVFIGNIVKCRPPYNRVPESAEIEACLPFLARQIRLIRPRIIVLLGATALRALVDPGASITRARGQWIRVANTMIMPTFHPAALLRDPAKKRPLWEDMQQVLEQLKDPLRRGEE from the coding sequence GTGGAACGATGTCGCGCCTGCCGGCTCGGCGAGACCAGAACTCGGAGTGTCCCTGGAGAAGGCAATCCCGATGCGGACCTGATGTTCATCGGTGAGGGCCCCGGTGTCGAAGAGGACCTCCAGGGCAGACCCTTCGTGGGAGCTGCCGGCCGGCTTCTGGACAAGATCATCGCTGCTATGGGGATGTCTCGAGATCAGGTGTTCATAGGCAACATCGTCAAGTGCCGCCCCCCCTACAACCGTGTCCCGGAATCAGCCGAAATCGAGGCCTGTCTGCCATTCCTGGCTCGCCAAATCAGGCTCATACGCCCTAGAATCATAGTTCTCCTGGGTGCGACCGCGCTTCGGGCTCTAGTCGACCCTGGCGCTTCCATCACACGAGCGCGAGGACAGTGGATAAGGGTCGCGAATACCATGATAATGCCCACGTTTCATCCGGCGGCGCTGCTGCGCGACCCTGCGAAGAAACGTCCTTTATGGGAGGATATGCAGCAGGTTTTGGAGCAACTGAAAGATCCGCTTCGAAGAGGGGAAGAATAG